From Streptomyces sp. NBC_00690, a single genomic window includes:
- a CDS encoding C40 family peptidase: MGLTTAAIASVGLLPAQDAQAADDRTPSVEEVQQKIGALYRKAGTGTPPRGAAQQAAAEERREVEELRSAYARRAERLRQTGRALGSSEEQPRAKPSAPTEEPTAPGGTPPEDDRRAPLKAAVNAQHGAIADRAVQRAAFAEPPSEAGRPTSLPRSPSFLRTGKQQVQSKLIQARSVLWRGDAEARARFAAVEQEMAAEAWRITQEEARHTAMARAAEEAELKRLERERQKHPGSPWGAALAEGVLAFVRAQLGKPYVRGATGPRSYDCSGLTRAAWRAAGVDLPRTAREQAHAGRQVDMGGLRPGDLVFFYDDSSHVGISIGGDRMIHAPQPGVDNHVEVREESIYTMPIRGIVRPA, encoded by the coding sequence GTGGGACTCACCACGGCGGCCATCGCGTCCGTCGGACTCCTCCCGGCGCAGGACGCACAGGCGGCGGATGACCGGACGCCCTCCGTGGAGGAAGTCCAACAGAAGATCGGCGCCCTGTACCGGAAGGCCGGTACAGGGACGCCGCCGCGGGGAGCAGCCCAGCAGGCAGCCGCCGAAGAGCGCCGCGAGGTCGAGGAGTTGCGGTCCGCCTACGCCCGACGCGCGGAACGCCTCAGGCAGACGGGCAGAGCCCTGGGATCCTCGGAGGAACAGCCTCGCGCGAAGCCGTCGGCCCCGACCGAGGAGCCGACCGCCCCGGGCGGTACCCCGCCCGAAGACGATCGGAGAGCGCCGCTGAAGGCGGCGGTCAACGCCCAACACGGCGCAATCGCCGATCGAGCGGTTCAGCGAGCCGCATTCGCCGAACCACCGTCCGAGGCGGGTAGGCCCACTTCGCTCCCCCGCTCGCCGAGCTTCCTCCGCACGGGAAAGCAGCAGGTGCAGTCGAAGCTGATCCAGGCGCGCTCCGTGCTGTGGCGGGGAGATGCGGAGGCCAGAGCGCGATTCGCGGCCGTCGAGCAGGAGATGGCGGCCGAGGCATGGCGGATCACCCAGGAGGAGGCCAGACACACGGCGATGGCCCGGGCCGCGGAGGAGGCGGAACTGAAGCGGCTGGAGCGGGAGCGCCAGAAGCATCCGGGCTCGCCCTGGGGCGCGGCTCTTGCCGAAGGGGTGCTCGCCTTCGTCCGGGCCCAGTTGGGGAAGCCCTATGTGCGGGGTGCGACGGGGCCGCGTTCTTATGACTGCTCGGGGCTGACACGGGCGGCCTGGAGGGCGGCCGGGGTGGATCTCCCTCGTACCGCCCGGGAGCAGGCGCATGCCGGGCGGCAGGTGGACATGGGCGGGCTACGCCCCGGTGACCTGGTCTTCTTCTATGACGACAGCAGCCATGTCGGCATCTCTATCGGCGGCGACAGAATGATCCACGCGCCGCAACCGGGCGTGGACAACCATGTGGAAGTGCGTGAGGAGTCGATCTACACGATGCCGATCCGGGGGATCGTCCGACCTGCCTGA
- a CDS encoding ABC-F family ATP-binding cassette domain-containing protein yields MSRSPSPSPSSSPSVVCSRLSFTWPEGTGVLADVSCALGTGRTGLVGDNGSGKSTLLRLIAGQLTPTSGTVRVAGEVGYLPQDLTLATERRVDEVLGIAGTRAALHAIEAGDTRPEQFDAIGDDWDVEERTRALLDQLGLGRIGLDRTVGQVSGGEAVLLSLAALLLARPQVLLLDEPTNNLDQAARRRLSTALAGHCGAVIVVSHDRQLLEQVDQIAELRSSEVRVFTGGLSAYRSAVAIEQEAATRSVQAAEAQVAREKKELDLAQTRQARSVRYGKKMYADNRLDKTTMQVKKRSAQVAAGKERGVHEERLTAARERLDRAEALVREEAPLRLDLPATTVHPGRAVLSLRSVQLRTGAVIDTVDVHGPQRIALLGGNGAGKTTLLRTISGRLAPVGDGASDAVSVRVPMRYLPQRLDVLDDDRTIAQNVTRLAPTANDNEIRAQLARFLFRGARAEQRVGTLSGGERFRATLAALLLADPAPQLLMLDEPTNSLDLASVTQLTQALAGYRGALIVASHDRAFLQELGITRWWTLDEEGLAEGHPEEPAG; encoded by the coding sequence ATGTCTCGTTCCCCTTCTCCTTCCCCTTCCTCTTCTCCTTCCGTCGTCTGTTCCCGTCTGTCGTTCACCTGGCCGGAGGGCACCGGCGTACTCGCCGATGTCTCCTGCGCACTGGGCACCGGACGAACCGGGCTGGTCGGCGACAACGGCAGCGGCAAGTCCACTCTGCTCCGGCTGATCGCCGGGCAGCTCACTCCCACGAGCGGCACCGTCCGGGTCGCCGGAGAGGTCGGATACCTCCCGCAGGATCTGACGCTGGCCACCGAACGGCGCGTGGACGAGGTCCTTGGCATCGCCGGCACCCGTGCCGCCCTGCACGCCATCGAGGCCGGTGACACCCGCCCGGAGCAGTTCGACGCGATCGGCGACGACTGGGACGTCGAAGAGCGCACCCGGGCCCTCCTGGATCAGCTCGGTCTCGGCCGGATCGGGCTCGATCGCACGGTGGGCCAGGTCTCCGGCGGCGAGGCCGTGCTGCTGTCGTTGGCCGCGCTGCTGCTGGCCCGTCCCCAGGTACTGCTGTTGGACGAGCCGACCAACAACCTAGATCAAGCGGCCCGTCGACGCCTTTCGACGGCGCTCGCCGGCCACTGTGGTGCGGTGATCGTCGTCAGCCACGATCGGCAACTGCTGGAACAGGTGGATCAGATCGCCGAGCTGCGCAGCTCGGAGGTACGGGTCTTCACCGGCGGCCTCAGCGCTTACCGAAGTGCCGTCGCGATCGAGCAGGAGGCCGCCACTCGTTCAGTACAGGCGGCCGAAGCGCAGGTCGCACGGGAGAAGAAGGAACTGGACCTGGCGCAGACCCGGCAGGCCCGCAGCGTCCGGTACGGGAAGAAGATGTACGCGGACAACCGGCTGGACAAGACGACGATGCAGGTGAAGAAGCGCTCGGCCCAGGTCGCAGCGGGAAAGGAGCGCGGTGTCCACGAGGAACGGCTGACTGCGGCGCGCGAGCGGTTGGACCGGGCAGAGGCGCTGGTGCGCGAGGAGGCGCCCCTTCGACTCGACCTGCCCGCCACGACCGTGCACCCGGGGCGCGCGGTGCTGAGTCTGCGGAGCGTACAACTGCGTACGGGTGCGGTCATCGACACCGTGGATGTCCACGGACCGCAGCGCATCGCCCTGCTCGGCGGCAACGGCGCGGGGAAGACGACGCTGTTGCGCACCATCAGCGGGCGGCTCGCCCCGGTCGGGGACGGGGCGTCGGACGCGGTGTCCGTACGCGTACCGATGCGGTATCTGCCGCAGCGCCTGGACGTCCTCGACGACGACCGCACGATCGCCCAGAACGTGACCCGGTTGGCTCCCACCGCGAACGACAACGAGATCCGGGCCCAACTGGCTCGATTCCTCTTCCGTGGAGCCCGGGCCGAACAGCGGGTGGGAACGCTCTCCGGGGGTGAGCGGTTCCGTGCCACGTTGGCCGCACTCCTCCTGGCCGACCCCGCTCCGCAGTTGCTCATGCTCGACGAGCCCACGAACAGCCTGGACCTGGCCAGCGTCACCCAGCTCACCCAGGCGCTGGCCGGCTATCGCGGCGCGTTGATCGTCGCCAGTCATGACCGGGCGTTCCTCCAGGAGTTGGGGATCACCCGCTGGTGGACCTTGGACGAGGAAGGACTGGCCGAGGGGCATCCCGAGGAACCAGCGGGCTGA
- the pcrA gene encoding DNA helicase PcrA translates to MSSLFDEQFLANLQHASQEPPPPEDHEGHEDPEGHAREEIPDDLFQGAFDVPPARDAYHRDGAPRTVVNPEALLDGLNEQQRAAVVHTGSPLLIVAGAGSGKTRVLTHRIAHLLGTRSVHPGEILAITFTNKAAGEMKERVEQLVGPRANAMWVSTFHSACVRILRRESKKLGFTSSFSIYDAADSKRLMALVCRDLDLDPKKFPPKSFSAKISNLKNELIDEETFADQAGDQFEKTLAEAYRMYQARLREANALDFDDIIMTTVHLLQAFPDVAEHYRRRFRHVLVDEYQDTNHAQYTLVRELVGQGYDDLPAAELCVVGDADQSIYAFRGATIRNILQFEEDYPNAKTILLEQNYRSTQTILSAANAVIERNESRRPKNLWTNAGAGAQITGYVADTEHDEAQFVADEIDRLTDAGDAKAGDVAIFYRTNAQSRVFEEIFIRVGLPYKVVGGVRFYERKEVRDVLAYLRVLANPEDSVPLRRILNVPKRGIGDRAEAMIDALSLREKITFPQALRRVDEAYGMAARSANAVKRFNALMETLRTIVDSGAGPAVVLEAVLEQTGYLAELQASTDPQDETRIENLQELAAVALEFEQARTEDEGAGTLAEFLEQVALVADSDQIPDEDEDGSGVITLMTLHTAKGLEFPVVFLTGLEDGVFPHMRALGQTKELEEERRLAYVGITRARERLYLTRSAMRSAWGQPAYNPPSRFLEEIPVQHVQWKRTGPMAAPAGPVSGLGSRLSSAPSSRGRAGASGFATRRGGAAEKPVISLSIGDRVTHDQFGLGTVVAVTGVGADAQATIDFGDEKPKRLLLRYAPVEKL, encoded by the coding sequence ATGAGCAGCCTCTTTGACGAACAATTCCTGGCGAACCTCCAGCACGCCTCGCAGGAGCCCCCGCCGCCCGAGGACCATGAGGGCCATGAGGACCCCGAGGGCCATGCCCGGGAGGAGATCCCCGACGATCTCTTCCAGGGTGCCTTCGACGTACCTCCTGCCCGGGACGCCTACCACCGTGATGGCGCACCGCGCACCGTGGTGAACCCGGAAGCCCTCCTGGACGGGCTGAACGAGCAGCAGCGCGCCGCCGTCGTGCACACGGGCTCCCCGCTGCTCATCGTCGCCGGAGCGGGTTCGGGCAAGACCCGGGTCCTGACCCATCGGATCGCCCACCTGCTCGGGACCCGTTCCGTGCACCCCGGGGAAATACTGGCGATCACCTTCACCAACAAGGCCGCCGGTGAGATGAAGGAGCGCGTCGAGCAACTCGTCGGGCCGCGGGCCAACGCCATGTGGGTATCCACCTTCCACAGCGCCTGCGTCCGCATCCTGCGCCGCGAATCCAAGAAGCTCGGCTTCACCTCGTCGTTCTCGATCTACGACGCGGCGGACTCCAAGCGATTGATGGCCCTGGTCTGCCGCGATCTCGACCTCGATCCGAAGAAGTTCCCGCCGAAGTCGTTCAGCGCCAAGATCTCGAACCTGAAGAACGAGCTGATCGACGAGGAGACCTTCGCCGACCAGGCGGGCGACCAGTTCGAGAAGACGCTCGCCGAGGCGTACCGGATGTACCAGGCACGGCTGCGCGAGGCCAACGCCCTGGACTTCGACGACATCATCATGACCACCGTCCATCTGCTCCAGGCGTTCCCCGACGTCGCCGAGCACTATCGGCGGCGGTTCCGGCACGTCCTGGTCGACGAGTACCAGGACACCAATCACGCCCAGTACACGCTCGTACGCGAACTGGTGGGCCAGGGGTACGACGACCTGCCCGCCGCCGAACTCTGCGTCGTCGGCGATGCGGACCAGTCCATCTACGCCTTCCGTGGTGCGACGATCCGCAACATCCTCCAGTTCGAGGAGGACTATCCGAACGCGAAGACGATCCTGCTGGAGCAGAACTACCGTTCCACCCAGACGATCCTCTCCGCCGCCAACGCCGTCATCGAGCGCAACGAGAGCCGTCGCCCCAAGAACCTGTGGACGAACGCCGGCGCGGGCGCCCAGATCACCGGCTATGTCGCCGACACCGAACACGACGAGGCCCAGTTCGTCGCCGACGAGATCGACCGCCTCACGGACGCCGGGGACGCCAAAGCGGGCGATGTCGCCATCTTCTATCGGACGAACGCCCAGTCCCGGGTCTTCGAGGAGATCTTCATCCGGGTCGGGCTGCCGTACAAGGTCGTCGGCGGAGTGCGCTTCTACGAGCGCAAGGAAGTCCGGGACGTGCTGGCGTACCTACGGGTGCTGGCCAACCCCGAGGACAGCGTTCCGCTGCGCCGCATCCTCAACGTTCCCAAGCGGGGCATCGGCGACCGCGCCGAGGCGATGATCGACGCCCTCTCCCTGCGCGAGAAGATCACCTTCCCGCAGGCGCTGCGGCGGGTGGACGAGGCGTACGGCATGGCGGCCCGCTCGGCCAATGCCGTCAAGCGGTTCAACGCACTGATGGAGACGCTGCGCACGATCGTCGACTCGGGCGCCGGCCCCGCGGTCGTCCTGGAAGCCGTACTGGAGCAGACCGGCTATCTGGCCGAACTCCAGGCGTCGACCGATCCGCAGGACGAGACCCGCATCGAGAACCTCCAAGAACTTGCCGCCGTCGCGCTGGAGTTCGAGCAGGCGCGCACCGAGGACGAGGGAGCGGGCACCCTCGCGGAGTTCCTGGAGCAGGTCGCACTGGTCGCCGACTCCGACCAGATCCCGGACGAGGACGAGGACGGCTCCGGGGTGATCACTTTGATGACCCTGCACACCGCCAAGGGCCTTGAGTTCCCGGTGGTGTTCCTGACCGGACTGGAGGACGGCGTCTTCCCGCACATGCGTGCCCTCGGCCAGACCAAGGAACTGGAGGAGGAGCGCAGGCTTGCGTACGTGGGCATCACCAGGGCGCGCGAGCGGCTCTACCTCACGCGCTCGGCGATGCGCAGTGCTTGGGGCCAGCCCGCGTACAACCCGCCCTCGCGGTTCCTGGAGGAGATTCCGGTCCAGCACGTCCAGTGGAAGCGCACGGGGCCGATGGCAGCGCCCGCGGGTCCCGTGTCGGGCCTCGGGTCGCGCTTGTCCTCCGCGCCCTCGTCCCGCGGTCGGGCGGGTGCCTCCGGCTTCGCCACCCGTCGCGGCGGCGCCGCCGAGAAGCCGGTCATCTCGCTGTCGATCGGTGACCGCGTCACGCACGACCAGTTCGGTCTGGGGACGGTCGTCGCGGTCACCGGTGTGGGTGCGGATGCGCAGGCGACGATCGACTTCGGGGACGAGAAGCCCAAGCGTCTGCTGCTGAGGTACGCACCGGTCGAGAAGTTGTGA
- a CDS encoding M23 family metallopeptidase, with protein MNDQHAHAGHVGYDNNPTGSFDIDPLFGAIAHTPAGYESVSHGGGYETGAWDTGSHQSADYGTYAEPQQIDPFVQVDPTGQYDTTGQWDAAAWNQTGHTGQFDTAAATFVPDTTGQWTVTGADSGAYDATAWNVGAEAGVPQQFTPDHEFAATDFGVNHGDFGTEAPSELMADHSQDFNAPDFSAQDFNAETFQPDAYGSEAFQPETYGPDAYDTGSYATGSYEAGGYESGHQEVGAFDTGSYETTSYETGSYTFAAHEDGSEPGSETDLDSTGDLGPSLDAEPDHTFVFDIDLDLAHGAPETGFAADDDTDADADQPSDEELGLITPVAPVTPRPVRRSHGSNTGRGRRRTPAKRSAFLTVAVPSACVMGVAGIAAASVGGLSGGDAKKDDTTKLAAADVASTAATTAAANNKMDTQLAALHAEARDFGDRASRTQERIDLKVRQEAERKKREEEAKRREALRPKFSLPVRQNGISAYYGQSGVNWVSLHTGIDFPVGYGTEVLAATDGTVRTQFNSAYGNMVILTAPDGTETWYCHLSSAKIRSGTVKAGEVIAYAGDSGKSTGPHLHFEVRPGGGAAINPLPWLRSHGLNPV; from the coding sequence GTGAACGACCAGCACGCCCACGCCGGGCACGTCGGCTACGACAACAACCCCACCGGCAGCTTTGACATCGATCCGCTCTTCGGTGCCATCGCGCACACGCCGGCCGGGTACGAATCGGTTTCCCACGGTGGCGGCTATGAAACAGGCGCCTGGGACACGGGATCGCATCAGAGCGCCGACTATGGAACGTACGCGGAACCGCAGCAGATCGACCCGTTCGTCCAGGTCGATCCCACCGGACAGTACGACACGACCGGGCAGTGGGACGCGGCTGCATGGAACCAGACCGGTCACACCGGTCAGTTCGACACGGCCGCCGCCACCTTCGTGCCCGACACGACCGGCCAGTGGACGGTCACGGGCGCCGACAGCGGCGCGTACGACGCCACCGCGTGGAACGTGGGCGCGGAAGCGGGCGTACCCCAGCAGTTCACACCTGATCATGAGTTCGCCGCAACTGATTTCGGCGTGAACCACGGTGATTTCGGCACGGAAGCACCGTCGGAGCTGATGGCGGACCATTCCCAGGACTTCAACGCCCCGGACTTCAGCGCCCAGGACTTCAACGCTGAGACCTTTCAGCCCGATGCCTATGGGTCCGAAGCCTTTCAGCCCGAGACGTATGGACCCGACGCCTATGACACCGGTTCGTACGCGACCGGGAGCTACGAGGCGGGCGGATACGAGAGCGGGCACCAGGAAGTCGGCGCCTTCGACACCGGGTCGTATGAGACCACCTCGTACGAGACCGGGTCGTACACCTTCGCGGCTCATGAGGACGGTTCGGAACCGGGCTCGGAGACGGACCTCGACAGCACCGGTGATCTCGGCCCGAGTCTCGACGCCGAACCCGACCACACCTTCGTCTTCGACATCGATCTCGACCTCGCGCACGGCGCTCCCGAGACCGGTTTCGCTGCGGACGACGACACCGACGCTGACGCGGACCAGCCGTCCGACGAGGAGTTGGGGCTGATCACGCCCGTCGCTCCGGTGACTCCGCGTCCCGTACGACGCTCCCACGGCAGCAACACCGGTCGGGGGCGGCGGCGCACTCCGGCCAAGCGTTCCGCTTTCCTGACGGTCGCCGTGCCCTCCGCCTGTGTGATGGGCGTCGCCGGTATCGCTGCCGCCTCTGTCGGCGGCCTCAGCGGAGGCGACGCCAAGAAGGACGACACCACCAAGCTCGCCGCAGCCGATGTGGCCTCCACCGCTGCCACGACCGCTGCCGCCAACAACAAGATGGACACCCAACTCGCGGCGCTCCACGCGGAGGCCCGCGACTTCGGCGATCGCGCATCCCGCACCCAGGAACGCATCGACCTCAAAGTGCGCCAGGAAGCCGAGCGCAAGAAGCGCGAGGAAGAGGCCAAGAGGCGCGAGGCCCTGCGCCCCAAGTTCTCCCTGCCCGTGCGGCAGAACGGCATCAGCGCCTACTACGGCCAGTCCGGGGTCAACTGGGTCTCGCTGCACACCGGCATCGACTTCCCGGTGGGCTACGGCACCGAAGTCCTCGCCGCGACGGACGGGACCGTACGCACCCAGTTCAACAGCGCCTACGGCAACATGGTCATCCTGACCGCCCCCGACGGAACCGAGACCTGGTACTGCCACTTGAGCAGTGCCAAGATCCGCTCCGGCACCGTGAAGGCCGGCGAGGTGATCGCGTACGCCGGGGACTCCGGAAAGTCGACGGGACCGCACCTCCACTTCGAGGTCAGGCCCGGCGGCGGCGCGGCGATCAACCCCTTGCCGTGGCTGCGCAGCCACGGTCTCAACCCCGTCTAA
- a CDS encoding alpha/beta fold hydrolase, whose protein sequence is MRSLCDLRIPGTVLRATALELAILAGHALLYPSGFAPERSGIPSPQKPPTTCDEDPSELQGERPTARHTGTDKPGDSRDSRDSRDSRPGTLRVDRPRPLDAGKAPRPRQGARQGARQKQAPHPDRRSGAANRTASPAPAPERASRQPRNRTHTGPQSPTATQPPERPDQEHPPVIMLHGFADNRSVFVLLRRSLARHGWHHLECLNYSLLTCDIRAAADLLGRHVEEICERTGQPRVDIVGHSLGGLIARYYTQCLGGDLRVRTLVTLGTPHAGTTVIPLASAHPIVRQMRPGSSVIEELGRPAPGCRTRFVSFWSDLDQLMTPVETARLDHPDLLATNVQISGVGHLALPVHPAVAAGVRRALEPDKSCTGSSDSASVA, encoded by the coding sequence CTGCGTTCCCTGTGCGACCTGCGCATCCCTGGCACGGTGCTCCGCGCGACAGCCCTTGAGCTGGCCATCCTCGCCGGACACGCACTGCTCTACCCCTCCGGCTTCGCCCCCGAGCGCAGCGGCATCCCTTCACCCCAGAAGCCCCCGACCACCTGCGATGAAGACCCCTCCGAGCTACAAGGCGAGCGGCCGACGGCGCGCCACACCGGGACGGACAAACCCGGGGACAGCAGGGACAGCAGGGACAGTAGGGACAGCAGGCCAGGAACCCTGCGAGTCGACCGCCCACGCCCCCTCGACGCCGGTAAGGCTCCGCGTCCGCGCCAGGGCGCACGGCAGGGTGCACGGCAGAAACAAGCCCCTCACCCGGACCGGCGCAGCGGCGCAGCGAACCGGACCGCGTCACCCGCACCCGCACCCGAGCGGGCATCTCGCCAGCCCCGGAACAGAACCCACACCGGCCCACAGAGCCCCACTGCCACCCAGCCGCCCGAGCGCCCCGACCAGGAGCACCCTCCCGTCATCATGCTGCACGGCTTCGCCGACAACCGGTCGGTCTTCGTGCTGCTGCGGCGATCCCTCGCCCGGCATGGTTGGCACCATCTCGAATGTCTGAACTACTCCCTGCTGACCTGTGACATCCGCGCCGCTGCCGACCTCCTGGGCCGGCACGTCGAGGAGATCTGCGAACGCACGGGACAGCCCAGGGTCGACATCGTCGGCCATAGCCTCGGCGGGCTGATCGCCCGCTATTACACCCAGTGTCTCGGCGGTGACCTGCGCGTCCGCACTCTGGTCACCCTGGGCACTCCCCATGCCGGCACCACCGTCATCCCGCTCGCCAGCGCGCACCCCATCGTGCGGCAGATGCGCCCGGGGTCCTCGGTCATCGAGGAGCTGGGGCGACCTGCACCGGGCTGCCGCACTCGATTTGTAAGCTTCTGGAGCGATCTCGACCAGTTGATGACTCCGGTCGAGACGGCACGTCTGGACCACCCCGATCTCCTGGCCACGAATGTGCAGATCAGCGGCGTCGGCCATCTCGCACTCCCGGTCCACCCGGCCGTTGCCGCAGGCGTCCGAAGGGCGTTGGAGCCCGATAAGTCCTGCACCGGAAGCAGCGACAGCGCCTCGGTCGCCTAG
- a CDS encoding cobalamin B12-binding domain-containing protein codes for MGVTGPIRVVVAKPGLDGHDRGAKVIARALRDAGMEVIYTGLHQTPEQIVDTAIQEDADAIGLSILSGAHNTLFAKVIALLKEREAEDIKVFGGGIIPDADIPPLKELGVAEIFTPGATTTSIVDWVRANVREPAGT; via the coding sequence ATGGGTGTGACGGGTCCGATCCGCGTGGTGGTGGCCAAGCCGGGGCTCGACGGCCATGATCGCGGAGCCAAGGTGATCGCGCGGGCCCTGCGTGACGCCGGCATGGAAGTCATCTACACGGGCCTGCACCAGACGCCCGAACAGATCGTGGATACGGCAATTCAGGAGGACGCGGACGCCATCGGACTCTCCATCCTCTCGGGTGCGCACAACACGCTCTTCGCCAAGGTGATCGCGCTGTTGAAGGAGCGGGAAGCGGAGGACATCAAGGTCTTCGGCGGCGGGATCATCCCGGACGCCGACATCCCACCGCTGAAGGAGCTGGGGGTGGCGGAGATCTTCACGCCCGGTGCCACGACGACGTCCATCGTCGACTGGGTGAGGGCGAACGTCAGGGAACCCGCCGGCACCTGA
- a CDS encoding DUF5691 domain-containing protein: protein MTLRSNSNETDRTEDPLPRWEELVTTALLGTERRQPPVLVRPRGREATITLLDAAVVHTVRRRAGLVPAAAASRPAPAPFDGRPLPPLAARRRLAQLLADRAAPSSSGRRGTAPDLTELLPQWLTKANDHGYQAPAPLLPALLDAARARTDLRTQVLTFVGSRGLWLARLNPEWKFALRGASGSGALLFDVDDSNAVHELWAEGLFAERVALLTAVRGRDASRALALLAGTWSTERAEDRLMFLDSLRAGLSPADEPFLEQALTDRSRNVRATAAELLSALPLSALAGRMAKRALACVGPALVAGKPSIAVTAPRECDAQMQRDGVAPAPPTGRGARSWWLGQLVESAPLSAWTEQFDGRSAQDIVTLPVADGWGEELHAAWCRAAVRQRDAQWARALLGRPGAPPESGQGTSSLAERAKLLSSLPEDERALWVARFIAAHGLSEAFQLLGVCAVPWSEPLGHSVVDALDIAREAGSYPWSFSGVMGLAERCLAPVEAGRLDLLTATPAEVEGASPGAGSYWSEAFQRLVSTLRLREAMQGELAGTLPR, encoded by the coding sequence GTGACGTTGAGGAGCAACAGCAACGAGACCGATCGGACCGAAGACCCTCTCCCCCGCTGGGAGGAGTTGGTCACCACGGCCCTCCTGGGGACCGAGCGTCGTCAACCACCCGTGCTGGTCCGCCCGCGCGGCAGGGAAGCCACCATCACACTGCTGGACGCGGCAGTGGTGCATACCGTGCGTCGTAGGGCGGGTCTGGTGCCCGCCGCAGCGGCCTCTCGACCTGCGCCCGCTCCGTTCGACGGCAGACCGCTACCGCCGTTGGCAGCGCGCCGTCGGCTCGCGCAACTGTTGGCCGATCGGGCGGCTCCGTCGTCGAGCGGCCGTCGGGGAACGGCACCGGACCTCACGGAGCTGCTGCCCCAGTGGCTGACCAAGGCGAACGACCACGGCTACCAGGCCCCGGCGCCGCTGCTGCCCGCATTGTTGGACGCTGCGCGCGCCCGCACGGATCTACGGACGCAGGTCCTCACCTTCGTCGGCTCTCGGGGCCTGTGGCTGGCACGGCTCAACCCGGAGTGGAAGTTCGCGCTCCGAGGGGCATCGGGCAGTGGTGCACTGTTGTTCGACGTGGACGACTCGAATGCCGTGCACGAACTCTGGGCCGAGGGCCTGTTCGCGGAGCGGGTGGCCCTGCTGACGGCGGTGCGGGGGCGGGACGCGAGCCGGGCGTTGGCACTGCTCGCCGGCACCTGGTCCACAGAACGGGCCGAGGACCGGTTGATGTTCCTCGACTCCCTGCGTGCGGGCCTGTCCCCGGCGGACGAACCCTTCTTGGAGCAGGCGCTCACCGACCGCAGCCGCAATGTTCGGGCCACGGCGGCGGAACTGTTGTCCGCGCTGCCGCTGTCCGCACTTGCCGGTCGCATGGCGAAGCGTGCGCTGGCCTGCGTCGGTCCGGCGCTGGTGGCCGGGAAGCCGTCCATCGCGGTGACCGCTCCGCGCGAGTGCGATGCGCAGATGCAGCGGGACGGCGTGGCGCCCGCCCCGCCGACGGGTCGCGGCGCGCGTTCGTGGTGGCTCGGGCAGTTGGTGGAGTCCGCGCCACTGTCCGCCTGGACGGAGCAGTTCGACGGTCGTTCGGCGCAGGACATCGTGACCCTGCCCGTGGCGGACGGCTGGGGGGAGGAGTTGCACGCCGCCTGGTGCAGGGCTGCGGTACGACAGCGCGATGCCCAGTGGGCCCGTGCTCTGCTGGGTAGACCGGGCGCGCCGCCGGAGTCGGGCCAGGGCACGTCCTCCCTGGCCGAGCGCGCCAAGCTGCTGTCCTCTCTGCCCGAGGACGAACGGGCGCTCTGGGTGGCGCGGTTCATTGCCGCGCACGGCCTGTCGGAGGCGTTCCAGTTGCTGGGGGTGTGTGCGGTGCCGTGGTCGGAACCGCTGGGGCACTCGGTGGTGGATGCACTCGACATCGCTCGGGAGGCAGGGAGTTACCCATGGAGCTTCAGCGGGGTGATGGGACTGGCCGAGCGCTGCCTCGCCCCGGTCGAGGCCGGCCGGCTCGATCTACTGACGGCCACTCCGGCCGAGGTCGAGGGTGCGTCTCCCGGCGCGGGTAGCTACTGGTCGGAGGCGTTCCAGCGGCTGGTCTCCACCTTGCGGCTGCGCGAAGCGATGCAGGGTGAGTTGGCGGGGACCCTCCCCCGCTGA